A section of the Chryseobacterium scophthalmum genome encodes:
- a CDS encoding T9SS type A sorting domain-containing protein, with product MKKISLLSFGIFASLQFVNAQNISSKKWADLFSYNNVLAMKEDNGKIVAATENGIFYYTISTGEITKLSKANGLHDVKISAFDYNPQTKIGLVGYQNGALDIITPQGITYVVDIPIATGYNGSKKINHISITGDRATVSVGYGVSIFDLRKKEFGDSAFFMAGGNFEASNEATILGNKVFSVTNTGLKSHELNTTFPVFTTWTTEMAGNFTDIDSESVLAFSSATTTYIYNSGTSTPLAQTFGSINDIVVNSNNIIITDGSRIYTYNTNGNFGGSTSVGEACNTATTIGSKVYGGTMISGVKTDDNVAYKPDGPYFNDSYKIRLFNDNQLLVSTGIRANGYNEPQLNPKNPGFYYFTGTEWIYSSYFKGSPTVFNIIDAFPDPANSGDVFFTNYNFNPGYGIYKMKYNSSSKDFEFVKRYEVGADSPFVNRPVGFTSDDQNNIFATIAFSSLATQSSLAFYDRATDNFLLKDLNVSVGIQYPVFSNDSLWIPIPRTINFLVYDTKKTASLSDDTQYYLDQSNNIPANTISFAMDKSGDAWIGTEGGIRILPNAAAEVKNDPQFESIVIEQGGLAEELFRDATILHIEVDGGNQKWVSVEDGGVYYLSANGEKTIKFFNKDNSPLPTNTVTDIKVDKKTGKVYFVTFDGIVTYQGDVADVTKDFGNVLVYPNPVVYSQFKGNVTIKGLAEKTNIRITDAAGNLVHSAVARTGYYEWNLNNQKGKRVASGIYFVLMTNEDGSDKATAKIAVVN from the coding sequence ATGAAAAAAATCTCATTACTTTCTTTTGGTATTTTCGCATCGTTGCAGTTTGTAAATGCGCAGAATATTTCTTCAAAAAAATGGGCAGACTTGTTCTCTTACAACAATGTTTTGGCCATGAAAGAAGATAACGGAAAAATCGTTGCTGCCACAGAAAACGGGATTTTTTATTATACAATTTCAACAGGAGAAATCACAAAATTATCTAAAGCCAATGGTCTTCATGATGTGAAAATTTCCGCTTTTGATTATAATCCGCAAACAAAAATCGGTTTGGTAGGTTATCAAAACGGAGCTTTAGATATTATTACTCCACAAGGTATAACGTATGTTGTGGATATCCCAATTGCAACAGGATATAACGGAAGCAAAAAAATTAATCATATCTCAATTACCGGAGATCGGGCAACAGTTTCTGTGGGTTATGGGGTTTCTATTTTTGATTTAAGAAAAAAAGAATTTGGTGATTCTGCATTTTTCATGGCAGGAGGAAATTTCGAAGCCAGCAATGAAGCTACCATTCTTGGAAATAAAGTTTTTTCAGTAACCAATACCGGATTAAAAAGCCATGAACTGAATACTACTTTTCCTGTTTTCACAACCTGGACAACAGAAATGGCTGGAAATTTCACAGATATTGATTCAGAATCTGTTTTAGCTTTTTCATCTGCAACAACAACTTATATTTACAATAGCGGAACATCAACCCCTCTTGCCCAAACTTTTGGAAGTATTAATGATATCGTTGTTAATTCAAACAATATCATTATTACAGACGGTAGCAGAATCTATACCTATAACACAAATGGAAATTTTGGTGGAAGTACAAGTGTAGGAGAAGCTTGCAATACCGCAACAACAATTGGTTCTAAAGTATATGGCGGCACCATGATATCCGGAGTTAAAACCGATGATAATGTAGCATACAAACCAGATGGCCCATATTTTAATGATTCTTATAAAATAAGATTATTTAATGATAATCAGCTTTTAGTTTCTACAGGAATTAGAGCAAACGGATATAATGAGCCACAATTAAATCCCAAAAATCCGGGATTTTATTATTTTACAGGAACAGAATGGATTTACTCATCTTATTTCAAGGGAAGTCCAACTGTTTTTAATATTATAGATGCTTTTCCTGATCCTGCTAATTCGGGTGACGTATTTTTTACAAATTACAACTTTAATCCAGGCTATGGGATCTATAAAATGAAATACAACTCAAGTTCTAAAGATTTTGAATTTGTAAAACGATACGAAGTAGGTGCAGATAGCCCGTTTGTAAACCGCCCTGTTGGCTTTACATCTGATGACCAGAACAATATTTTTGCGACGATTGCATTCTCAAGTTTAGCTACCCAATCGTCTTTGGCTTTTTATGACAGAGCAACAGACAATTTTTTGCTAAAAGATTTAAATGTTAGTGTAGGTATTCAATATCCTGTTTTCAGTAATGATTCACTTTGGATTCCAATCCCAAGAACTATCAATTTCTTAGTCTACGACACCAAAAAAACAGCAAGCCTTTCTGATGATACACAGTATTATTTAGATCAATCAAACAATATTCCTGCAAATACAATTTCTTTTGCGATGGATAAATCAGGAGACGCTTGGATTGGTACTGAAGGAGGAATAAGAATTTTACCAAATGCAGCAGCTGAAGTTAAAAATGATCCGCAATTTGAATCTATTGTCATAGAACAAGGCGGACTGGCCGAAGAACTTTTCAGAGATGCTACGATTTTACATATCGAAGTAGATGGCGGAAACCAGAAATGGGTATCTGTAGAAGATGGAGGTGTTTATTACTTATCTGCAAACGGAGAAAAAACTATAAAATTTTTCAATAAAGATAACTCTCCACTTCCAACGAATACCGTTACCGATATTAAAGTTGATAAAAAAACAGGCAAAGTTTATTTTGTGACTTTTGACGGAATTGTTACTTACCAAGGTGATGTTGCAGATGTGACTAAAGACTTTGGAAATGTTTTGGTTTATCCGAATCCTGTGGTTTATTCTCAGTTTAAAGGTAATGTAACCATCAAAGGTTTAGCTGAAAAAACAAACATCAGAATTACCGATGCAGCCGGAAATCTTGTACATTCTGCCGTTGCAAGAACCGGATATTACGAATGGAACCTTAATAACCAGAAAGGGAAAAGAGTTGCTTCGGGAATTTATTTTGTTTTGATGACCAACGAAGACGGCTCAGATAAAGCTACAGCAAAAATAGCAGTAGTTAATTAA
- the recO gene encoding DNA repair protein RecO — MISQDGFLLSYIKYGENDAVLHCFTEEDGFQTYFLKGIYSKKNKKKAFLLPLNKLNFSVNIGKSSGIQTVSKFEMVEVNDVYTDINANTVIFFIADFLNQILRNENQNQIIFHTIDEFIFELSQQNYRSHLILLVKILKIQGVSPLLGDGNYLDPETGTFSNLGSHHLFDSENSLLWKLILSSQDPYQIKIPQTMRKTFLDSVLVYYHYHITDFKTPNSLEIIQQIFE, encoded by the coding sequence ATGATTTCACAAGACGGATTCTTACTTTCATACATCAAATATGGAGAAAACGATGCAGTTCTCCATTGTTTCACCGAAGAAGATGGTTTTCAAACGTATTTTCTAAAAGGAATTTACAGTAAAAAAAATAAGAAAAAAGCATTTTTGCTTCCTTTAAATAAGCTTAATTTTTCTGTTAATATAGGGAAAAGCAGCGGAATTCAAACCGTTTCGAAATTTGAAATGGTTGAAGTAAATGATGTTTACACAGACATTAATGCCAATACGGTTATATTTTTTATTGCCGATTTTTTGAATCAGATTTTAAGAAATGAGAATCAAAATCAGATCATCTTTCACACGATTGATGAGTTTATCTTTGAGCTCAGTCAACAGAATTACCGTTCTCACCTTATTCTTTTGGTTAAAATTTTAAAAATCCAAGGTGTCTCTCCACTTTTAGGAGATGGAAATTATTTGGATCCCGAAACAGGAACTTTTTCAAACCTTGGAAGCCACCACCTATTTGATAGTGAAAATTCTCTGTTATGGAAATTGATTTTATCCTCTCAAGATCCTTATCAAATAAAAATTCCGCAAACTATGAGAAAAACCTTTTTAGACAGTGTGCTGGTTTATTATCATTACCACATTACCGATTTTAAAACGCCCAATTCACTCGAAATCATTCAGCAGATTTTCGAATAA